The genomic region GTGTGCACACTTCAAAACACAGAAAAGGGCGCGAGACTTAAAGAAACCTTTTCCTTTAAAGAATTATTTAATTAAAATTTGAACGATGAATATTAGAAAATCCGTTGTATCCTTAGCGATCGCAACTACAATTTTGGCGGGTTGTGGATCTCCTGCTATTTTATTGACTCCTGAAGAAAACATAGATACGGTACATCTAAAAGTGGAAGAACTTACCGATGCCCAGCTGAAGCATTGGAGCCATGACGATTTACTTGCAGATACCATCCCAGGGATGAGCGTAGATAAAGCGTATGCCGAAATCTTTAATAAGATTGAAGCCCTAAAACCAACCACGGTAATTGTTGGTGTTTTAGATTCTGGAGTGGATATTGAGCATCCAGACCTTAAAAATGTTATTTGGACGAATGAAGACGAAATTCCGGGAAATGGAATAGATGATGATAAAAATGGTTTTGTAGACGATATCCATGGATGGAACTTTTTGGGAGAAGCCAACGACGAGCAACTGGAATTCGTGCGCATTTTGGCAAAAGGAGATGATGGATCGGAGTTGTACAAAAAAGCCAAGGCGGAGTACGATGAAAAGTATCAAGAGGCCGTTCAAAACAAAACACGTTATGAGCAGATATTACAATCGGTTACGGAGGCAGACAAGCTACTTCAAAAAGAGTTAGAAAAAGAGACCTACACAGCAGAGGATTTGGCAAATATTTCTTCGGAAGATCCAAAAGTACAACAAGCCGCAGCCGCGATGAGCCAGATGTTCACTTTTGAAGATTCTGTGCCTGCACTTAAAAAAGACCTTAAGGAAGGAATAGAACATTTTACAGACCAACTGAATTACAACCTGAACAAAGATTTTGACGGAAGATCTATTGTTGGTGACAACCCAGATGATATAAACGATATTGGTTACGGAAATAACGACGTAATTGGAGATAAGGATCACGCCAAACACGGTACACACGTTTCTGGGATTATTGCTGCACAACGTAACAACAACATAGGAATGGATGGTGTTGCAGACCATGTAAAAATTATGCCTGTAAGAACGGTTCCAAATGGAGATGAGTACGACAAAGATGTTGCTTTAGCTATTCGGTATGCAGTAGATAATGGAGCAAAAGTTATTAACGGGAGCTTTGGTAAATATTACTCCCCACACAAGGAATGGGTTTGGGAAGCCATTAAGTACGCGGCTTCCAAAGATGTTTTAATTGTAAAAGCAGCTGGTAATGAGTCTTTCGATTTAGATGAAAACAATGTGTATCCCAACGATAGTGAAAACAACAGTGCAGAAATAGCCAATAATTTTCTTACGGTAGGCGCTTTAAACTATGAATACGGGCCGGAAATGGTAGCTCCTTTTTCCAACTACGGGAAAAACAATGTAGATGTTTTTGCACCGGGCACAAAAATTTGGTCTACCGTTCCCAACAATGAATACGAATATTTACAAGGAACTTCTATGGCAGCGCCAGGCGTTGCGGGAGTTGCTGCATTAATAAGAGCTTATTACCCTAAGCTTAAAGCTGGAGAGGTTAAGAAGATTATCATGCAATCTGGACTTACATCTACAGCAAATGTAATTTTAGGCGGTAACCCTAACTATAAAAAACCATTTAAAGAGGCCTCAAAGTCGGGTAAAATGGTGAATTTATACAATGCTATGATCCTTGCAGATAAAGTAGCTAACGGAAAAGTAAAATTATAGAATCGAGATAGGTTATTAAAATTGTGGGATGTCACTCTAAGCGCTTGTGCTGAACATAGCTTCAGTATGTCGAAGGGAATAAAAATACTTCGAAAAGCTTAGCATGACATCAAACAACTATTTTATAATTCTTCTCACGGAAAATTAAACCTTATGAAACGAACTTTTTTAACTTCAATTGGACTTAGCGTAGCAATGCTTTCGCAAGTTTTTGCAACTACGCCAAGAAATCCTTCAGAAGAAGGTAATGAAGCCGCTCCAAATTCAACTACTTACTGGCAACAGCATGTAGATTATAAAATGGAAGTGGAGATGAATGTGAAAAACTTTCAATATACAGGGACACAAGAATTGAAATACACTAACAATTCTCCTGATACTCTACAGACCGTTTTCTATCATTTGTTCTTTAACGCTTTTCAGCCGGGGAGCGAAATGGATGTAAGAAGCAGAACGATTGCAGATCCCGACAAAAGAGTTGGAGATCGTATTAGTAAATTATCCCCTTCAGAAATAGGATATTTAAAAGTTAGCAGTCTCAAACAAGATGGCGCTCCTATTCAGTATAATGAAGAAGGAACCATTTTAGAAGTTACCCTCAACAAACCAATTCTTCCTGGAGAAACCGTAGAATTCGATATGGAATTTAACGGGCAGGTACCTCAGCAAATTAGAAGAAGCGGTAGAAATAATGCAGAAGGAGTGGCACTTTCCATGACGCAGTGGTATCCTAAATTGGCCGAATACGACTTTGAAGGTTGGCATCCAGACCCATATATTGGGCGTGAATTTCAAGGTGTTTGGGGCGATTTTGACGTAAAATTGACCATCGACAAGGATTATGTTGTTGGCGGAACTGGCTATTTACAAAATCCTGAAGAAGTAGGGCATGGTTATTTGCCTGCAGGAACAAAGCAAAAAAAGGTTAAGGGAAAAACCCTTACGTGGCATTTCGTAGCACCTATGGTGCACGATTTTGCATGGGGGGCAGATCCAGAATTTATTCACGATACTTTAGAAACCCCGAGCGGTACAACGCTGCATTTCTTTTACAAAGACAATGACGAAATCAAGGAAAACTGGAAAAATCTTCAGCCTAAAACTGCAGAGATGTTGGAGTTTTACAATAAATACATCGGTAAGTACCCTTACAAGCAATATTCTGTAATTCAAGGTGGAGATGGCGGTATGGAGTATGCCATGTGTACTTTAATCACTGGAGAGCGTAAGTTTGGCAGCCTTGTAGGCGTTACGGCTCACGAATTTGCACATTCTTGGTTTCAGCATTTATTGGCCACCAATGAATCGAAACACGAATGGATGGACGAAGGTTTTACTTCCTTTATTTCTGACTTATGTATGAATGAAATTATGGATGAAAACAAACCTAATCCATTTGAAGGTGCCTACAAGAACTACATCTACCTTGCCAATTCCGGTAAAGAACAGCCACAAACAACCCATGCCGATCGATATGTTTACAACCAAGCTTATGGAATCTCGGCATACAGCAAAGGGGAGGTTTTTTTAGCACAATTGGGGTATGTAATCGGACAGGAAAAATTACTTAAAACCATTCAAAGATATTATGCCGATTTTAAGTTTAAGCATCCTACACCAAATGATTTTAAGCGCACTGCTGAAAAAGTATCTGGAATGCAACTAGATTGGTATTTGACTGATTGGACACAAACCACCAATACCATCGATTACAGCATTAAAAACGTTTCTGAAGAAGACGGGAAAACAAAAGTGGAAATGGAGCGTATTGGACTCATGCCAATGCCAATAGATGTTATGGTTTTCTTTAACGACGGTTCCATGAAATACTTCTATGCCCCCTTGAGAATGATGCACGGAGAAAAATCGAATCCCTTTGAAGTAGAAAGAAAAGTCTTGCCAGACTGGCCTTGGGCTTTCCCTACGTACGATTTTACTTTTGATGCTTCTTTAAAAGATGTAAAGGCTATTGTTATCGATCCATCGGAATTAATGGCCGATGTAGATAGAAGCAATAACACCTTTCAAACAGAATAATAAATTCTAGTCAAACTGAACGCTTGTGCTGAACATAGCTTAAGTATGTCGAAGTTCGTATTGCCTTTTGAAAGTCTTCGACGGGCTCAGACTGACATCCATTATAAGAAAAGGCTTTTTTACAAAAGTCTTTTCTTATTTTTGGATATTTATAGACAATACATGGATCAATCATTTCCTAAAAAAGAAAAGCTCAAGAGCGCAACGCTCATTAGCACATTGTTTACAGAAGGGAATTCAGTATCCAAATATCCGCTTCGGCTTGTTTTTATGGAAATTGAAGAAACTGAAAAAATAAAGACCGCTGTTTCCGTGTCCAAACGCTCCTTTAAAAAAGCGGTAGATCGAAATCGGATAAAACGCCTGATGCGCGAGGCCTACCGACTTAACAAACATCTCTTTCTAAATACCGTTAAAGAGAATTCTCTCGCCTTTATGTTTTTATACACGGGAAAAGAAATGCCAACTTTGGAAAAACTAAACAGTTCGATGCTACGAATTCATCAAAAATTTGAAGATTTTTACGCTTTGGGCAATTCAATTAAACATCAGAAATAACATTCTTACACCTTTCGGATATAAATTGCGCACACAACTGCTTGCGAACAAAATCCATTCAAAATCTATAAAAAAGCTATTCCGGACGGTCGTAATCAGAGGTTTTAATAACGATCTCACTACTTTAAATTCCAATCAATTTTAAAAGAATAAGAAGAAACTTAAATGAGATAAAAGAAAATCTAAGTCTTACCTTTTTCCGATTGTTCATTCTTAGGGTATAGGCTTTTGTATTTTTTTAGTAATTTACATAACTTTTTAGAAGGAATCCGTTTATATTTAGCGTAAAAATGAAGGCTCTATGAAGAAGAAAATTATTATCCCTGCACTTGCCATTCTCGTTTTATTTGTTGGTACCAGTTTTAAAAACGACTTTTTTGAAATTGCCAAACAAGTAGAAATTTTTACTACGTTATTCAAGGAACTTAACATGAATTATGTAGACGAAACCAATCCGGCAGAATTGATGGACACTGCTATAAAAAGCATGCTGGAAGATTTAGATCCCTACACCAACTTTATGAACGAACAGGATGTGGAAGGATTTAAAATTAGCAACGCTGGGGAATATTCGGGCATAGGTGCGGTGGTAAAAAGTTATGATGACAAATTATTGGTTATAGAGCCGTATGAAGGTTACCCAGCTGATAAAGCTGGACTTAAAGCAGGTGATGAAATCATTAAAATAGGGGATATAAAGGTTTCTGACTTTAAAGAAGACGCTACCGAACTTTTAAAGGGTGCTAAAAAGAGCGACGTGGAACTCACTTTTTTAAGACAAGGAAAGACTATGACAACGGCTGTCTCCCGAGATGAGATAGAAATTGATGCTGTACCTTATTTCAATATGATCAATCCTGAAACTGGCTATATCGTCCTTTCTAAATTTAACAGTAAAGCTTCCAAACAAACAGAAGAAGCTTTGGAAGAATTGAAAAGTAAAGGTGCCAAAAAGATTGTATTGGATTTAAGAGGGAATCCTGGCGGGTTGTTAACGGAAGCCATTAACGTTTGCAACTTATTTGTGCCTAAAAAAGAACTAATTGTAAGCACCAAATCGAAAGTAAAGAAATTCAATCAAGAATATTATACCAGAAAAAATCCCGTAGATACAGAAATCCCATTAGTAATTTTAATTAACGGCCGAAGTGCTTCCGCAAGCGAAATTGTGAGCGGTGCACTGCAGGATTTAGATCGCGCCGTGATTGTGGGGGCGCGCAGTTTTGGAAAAGGTCTAGTACAACGCCCCATAAAACTAAATTATGGAACCCAATTAAAAGTTACTATTTCCAGATACTATACCCCTAGCGGTCGCTGCATACAATCTATGGATTATTGGAATCGCGATGAAGATGGAAAAGCGGTGGTAAACAAACAGTTTAACGAATTTACCACCCGAAACGGAAGAAAAGTATACGACGGTGGAGGAGTTAAGCCAGATGTGGAAGTTGCCAAATTAAAAGATAATAGCCTTACCACTGCCCTTCAAATTAATAATGTGCTGTTCGATTTTGCTACGGAATATTACTACGAGCACCCCGTAAACAATATGTCTCAATTCGATTTTTCTGAAAGTGATTATCAAGAGTTTAAGAATTACGTAAAAGAAAGCGGATTTACTTATGAAACAAAGACGGAAAAGGCCCTAAAAAAAGTCATGAACAGTGAAGAGATAGACGAATTTGGGGAATCTGTTAAAAATGACTACAAAAAACTGCTTACAGATATTAATGAAAGTAAACTAGCCTCTTTAGACAACT from Galbibacter sp. BG1 harbors:
- a CDS encoding S8 family peptidase is translated as MNIRKSVVSLAIATTILAGCGSPAILLTPEENIDTVHLKVEELTDAQLKHWSHDDLLADTIPGMSVDKAYAEIFNKIEALKPTTVIVGVLDSGVDIEHPDLKNVIWTNEDEIPGNGIDDDKNGFVDDIHGWNFLGEANDEQLEFVRILAKGDDGSELYKKAKAEYDEKYQEAVQNKTRYEQILQSVTEADKLLQKELEKETYTAEDLANISSEDPKVQQAAAAMSQMFTFEDSVPALKKDLKEGIEHFTDQLNYNLNKDFDGRSIVGDNPDDINDIGYGNNDVIGDKDHAKHGTHVSGIIAAQRNNNIGMDGVADHVKIMPVRTVPNGDEYDKDVALAIRYAVDNGAKVINGSFGKYYSPHKEWVWEAIKYAASKDVLIVKAAGNESFDLDENNVYPNDSENNSAEIANNFLTVGALNYEYGPEMVAPFSNYGKNNVDVFAPGTKIWSTVPNNEYEYLQGTSMAAPGVAGVAALIRAYYPKLKAGEVKKIIMQSGLTSTANVILGGNPNYKKPFKEASKSGKMVNLYNAMILADKVANGKVKL
- a CDS encoding M1 family metallopeptidase — protein: MKRTFLTSIGLSVAMLSQVFATTPRNPSEEGNEAAPNSTTYWQQHVDYKMEVEMNVKNFQYTGTQELKYTNNSPDTLQTVFYHLFFNAFQPGSEMDVRSRTIADPDKRVGDRISKLSPSEIGYLKVSSLKQDGAPIQYNEEGTILEVTLNKPILPGETVEFDMEFNGQVPQQIRRSGRNNAEGVALSMTQWYPKLAEYDFEGWHPDPYIGREFQGVWGDFDVKLTIDKDYVVGGTGYLQNPEEVGHGYLPAGTKQKKVKGKTLTWHFVAPMVHDFAWGADPEFIHDTLETPSGTTLHFFYKDNDEIKENWKNLQPKTAEMLEFYNKYIGKYPYKQYSVIQGGDGGMEYAMCTLITGERKFGSLVGVTAHEFAHSWFQHLLATNESKHEWMDEGFTSFISDLCMNEIMDENKPNPFEGAYKNYIYLANSGKEQPQTTHADRYVYNQAYGISAYSKGEVFLAQLGYVIGQEKLLKTIQRYYADFKFKHPTPNDFKRTAEKVSGMQLDWYLTDWTQTTNTIDYSIKNVSEEDGKTKVEMERIGLMPMPIDVMVFFNDGSMKYFYAPLRMMHGEKSNPFEVERKVLPDWPWAFPTYDFTFDASLKDVKAIVIDPSELMADVDRSNNTFQTE
- the rnpA gene encoding ribonuclease P protein component, whose protein sequence is MDQSFPKKEKLKSATLISTLFTEGNSVSKYPLRLVFMEIEETEKIKTAVSVSKRSFKKAVDRNRIKRLMREAYRLNKHLFLNTVKENSLAFMFLYTGKEMPTLEKLNSSMLRIHQKFEDFYALGNSIKHQK
- a CDS encoding S41 family peptidase: MKKKIIIPALAILVLFVGTSFKNDFFEIAKQVEIFTTLFKELNMNYVDETNPAELMDTAIKSMLEDLDPYTNFMNEQDVEGFKISNAGEYSGIGAVVKSYDDKLLVIEPYEGYPADKAGLKAGDEIIKIGDIKVSDFKEDATELLKGAKKSDVELTFLRQGKTMTTAVSRDEIEIDAVPYFNMINPETGYIVLSKFNSKASKQTEEALEELKSKGAKKIVLDLRGNPGGLLTEAINVCNLFVPKKELIVSTKSKVKKFNQEYYTRKNPVDTEIPLVILINGRSASASEIVSGALQDLDRAVIVGARSFGKGLVQRPIKLNYGTQLKVTISRYYTPSGRCIQSMDYWNRDEDGKAVVNKQFNEFTTRNGRKVYDGGGVKPDVEVAKLKDNSLTTALQINNVLFDFATEYYYEHPVNNMSQFDFSESDYQEFKNYVKESGFTYETKTEKALKKVMNSEEIDEFGESVKNDYKKLLTDINESKLASLDNYKQSITKNIEDELIVRYFYRDGLYDYYLQNDDAIKTANALLKDPTKYKSILK